A part of Candidatus Electrothrix aestuarii genomic DNA contains:
- a CDS encoding calcium/sodium antiporter, giving the protein MDLIAAGGSLLIMLIAIYILAIMTDEYFIPSLDHISGLLKLPSNVAGASLMAMGSSAPELAIAMTALFQGSGEHSDVGIGTIVGSAVFNILVITGASALARPAKITLSVVLRDCLVYVTSIVLLLITFSDGKIHPFEALTFLLLYAFYLLILYKWNSWFPEETLAAAEHGEEENKQSQDATELSPGNIMGSLKHWLIKFLGIFAGEVEKSYLRVFFVSIAVIIGLSWVLVKSVIIFGDATAIPPVIVALTLLAAGTSAPDMISSVVVARQGRGDMAVANAVGSNIFDILIGLGLPWLIAMGMGMMTGGHIFVEVGTANLLSSTLVLLGTVFVLFIFLYTERTLSRKEGGILIFLYLIYVLWIVLWG; this is encoded by the coding sequence ATGGACCTCATCGCCGCAGGCGGCAGCCTCCTGATTATGCTCATCGCCATCTACATTTTGGCGATTATGACCGACGAATATTTCATTCCCAGCCTGGACCATATCTCCGGCCTGTTGAAGCTTCCCTCCAATGTGGCTGGAGCCTCGCTCATGGCAATGGGATCTTCAGCTCCGGAACTAGCCATTGCCATGACTGCCCTTTTTCAAGGCAGTGGTGAACACAGTGACGTAGGGATCGGGACCATTGTTGGCTCTGCGGTCTTTAACATCCTGGTGATTACCGGAGCCTCGGCCCTGGCCAGGCCCGCAAAAATAACCCTTTCTGTTGTTCTCCGGGACTGCCTGGTCTATGTGACCTCCATCGTGTTGCTCCTTATTACCTTTTCAGATGGGAAAATCCATCCTTTTGAAGCACTCACCTTTCTTTTGCTCTATGCATTCTATTTGCTTATTCTCTATAAATGGAATTCCTGGTTCCCTGAAGAAACCCTAGCTGCCGCAGAACACGGTGAAGAAGAAAACAAACAATCCCAAGATGCTACAGAGCTGTCCCCAGGCAACATCATGGGGAGCCTGAAGCACTGGCTCATCAAGTTTCTCGGCATCTTTGCTGGCGAGGTGGAAAAATCCTACCTGCGGGTTTTCTTTGTCTCTATTGCCGTTATTATCGGACTCAGCTGGGTTCTGGTCAAAAGCGTTATCATCTTTGGTGATGCCACAGCCATCCCTCCGGTTATTGTTGCCCTGACCCTGCTGGCTGCTGGTACCTCTGCCCCGGACATGATTTCCTCTGTTGTAGTGGCCCGCCAAGGACGTGGAGACATGGCTGTAGCCAATGCAGTGGGATCCAATATCTTTGATATCCTCATAGGCCTGGGGCTGCCTTGGCTCATTGCTATGGGGATGGGCATGATGACCGGTGGCCACATTTTCGTGGAAGTCGGCACAGCAAACCTCCTCAGCTCTACCCTGGTTCTTTTGGGAACCGTCTTTGTCCTGTTTATCTTTCTCTATACCGAACGAACCCTGAGCAGGAAAGAAGGAGGCATTTTAATTTTCCTCTATCTCATCTACGTGCTGTGGATCGTGTTATGGGGATAA
- the glk gene encoding glucokinase produces MGKDDMESIILAGDIGATKTVLALYDSSRVVSNSIEDGLLAESTLRNTDFPSFSKALSAFLAKQQAQPEQACFGVAGPIQDNKVNMTNLDWNLNGADLAAEFGMKEVLLVNDLVATASGALHLPQENLVALNPGKVVKNASVGVLAVGTGLGQSFVPPMPMGQRRQAFPTEGGHSSFAPRNQEQIELLQYLLSPLEEEPQPPHVSVEQVCSGMALPALYAFQLTRCQEPEWMREKRLDAEPAALTPLIVEAANAALDGTPCEPALRAVQLLLDILAAEAANLALKVLATGGIFLGGGMVPRLLAHIDAKHFMEIFSRGVYREMLGDIPVHIIMEPKTALLGARQLALKP; encoded by the coding sequence ATGGGTAAGGACGATATGGAATCCATTATTCTTGCAGGAGATATCGGGGCGACCAAGACTGTCTTGGCGCTCTACGACAGCAGCAGGGTTGTAAGCAATAGTATTGAAGACGGCCTGCTGGCAGAAAGCACCCTGCGCAACACAGACTTCCCCTCCTTTTCTAAGGCATTAAGCGCATTCCTCGCCAAACAGCAAGCACAGCCGGAACAGGCCTGTTTTGGTGTGGCCGGTCCGATTCAGGACAACAAGGTCAACATGACCAATCTGGACTGGAACCTGAACGGCGCTGATCTTGCCGCTGAGTTTGGTATGAAAGAGGTTTTGCTGGTCAATGATTTGGTTGCCACAGCGAGCGGAGCACTTCATCTCCCCCAGGAAAACCTAGTAGCATTGAATCCGGGGAAGGTCGTAAAAAACGCAAGTGTCGGGGTTCTGGCTGTCGGCACTGGCCTGGGGCAATCCTTTGTCCCGCCTATGCCTATGGGACAACGCAGGCAGGCCTTTCCTACAGAAGGCGGGCATTCATCCTTTGCTCCCCGTAACCAGGAGCAGATAGAACTCCTGCAATACCTACTCTCTCCCTTGGAGGAGGAACCGCAACCACCCCATGTGAGTGTGGAACAGGTTTGTTCCGGCATGGCCCTCCCTGCCCTGTACGCCTTTCAGCTTACCCGCTGTCAGGAACCGGAATGGATGCGGGAAAAACGCCTGGATGCAGAGCCCGCTGCCCTCACACCATTAATTGTTGAGGCAGCCAATGCAGCTTTAGATGGGACTCCTTGTGAGCCCGCACTTCGGGCAGTCCAGCTTCTGCTGGATATTCTTGCTGCCGAGGCAGCTAATCTTGCGCTCAAGGTCTTGGCAACAGGCGGCATATTTCTCGGTGGCGGCATGGTACCACGACTGCTTGCCCACATCGATGCAAAACACTTTATGGAGATCTTCAGCCGGGGTGTCTACCGGGAAATGCTTGGGGACATTCCGGTCCATATCATCATGGAGCCCAAGACAGCCTTACTTGGGGCCAGACAACTCGCCCTGAAGCCCTAA
- a CDS encoding 4Fe-4S binding protein, with amino-acid sequence MTEIIIDKEKCNGCGACVDACPGDVYELREGKAVAVNPDACHHCHTCEDVCEQDACHVVDED; translated from the coding sequence ATGACAGAAATTATTATTGATAAGGAAAAATGCAATGGCTGTGGAGCCTGTGTTGACGCATGTCCCGGCGACGTATATGAGCTCAGAGAGGGAAAGGCCGTGGCCGTAAATCCGGATGCCTGCCATCATTGCCATACCTGCGAAGATGTCTGTGAGCAGGATGCCTGCCATGTTGTGGACGAGGACTGA